The following are from one region of the Prionailurus bengalensis isolate Pbe53 chromosome A2, Fcat_Pben_1.1_paternal_pri, whole genome shotgun sequence genome:
- the TMEM259 gene encoding membralin isoform X6, which yields MSEHAAPGAPGPGPNGGGGPVPARGPRTPNLNPNPLINVRDRLFHALFFKMAVTYSRLFPPAFRRLFEFFVLLKALFVLFVLAYIHIVFSRSPINCLEHVRDKWPREGILRVEVQHNSSRAPVFLQFCDGGRRGSFPGLAVEPGSLELEEEEEELAVEMFGNTSVKFELDIEPKVLKPPGGAEALNDSQESPFPETPSKAWPQDEYVVEYSLEYGFLRLSQATRQRLSIPVMVVTLDPSRDQCFGDRFSRLLLAEFLGYDDILMSSVKGLAENEENKGFLRNVVSGEHYRFVSMWMARTSYLAAFVIMVIFIFVFIVDLLQMLEMNMAIAFPAAPLLTVILALVAQPPGLPAGMEAIMSEFFNDTTTAFYIILIVWLADQYDAICCHTNTSKRHWLRFFYLYHFAFYAYHYRFNGQYSSLALVTSWLFIQHSMIYFFHHYELPAILQQIRIQEMLLQSPPLGPGAPAALPDDLNNNGGAPAAAPDPAGQAPALGPGSPGASGGPGPVAEAPSSLVAAAASVAAAASGDLGWMAETAAMITDASFLSGLSASLLERRPAGPLSPGGGPPRVPQDSAPSSHSLARDAAPPAVGVSGPSPAPTAPVDPPPEVGS from the exons ATGTCGGAGCACGCGGCGCCCGGGGCCCCGGGGCCCGGGCCCaacggcggcggcggcccggtCCCCGCGCGCGGGCCTCGCACCCCCAACCTCAACCCCAACCCTCTCATCAACGTGCGCGACCGGCTCTTCCACGCGCTCTTCTTCAAGATGGCTGTCACCTACTCGCGGCTCTTCCCGCCCGCCTTCCGACGACTCTTCGAGTTCTTCGTGCTGCTCAAG GCCCTGTTCGTGCTCTTTGTCCTGGCCTACATCCACATCGTGTTCTCCCGCTCGCCCATCAACTGCCTGGAGCACGTGCGGGACAAGTGGCCTCGGGAGGGCATCTTGCGCGTGGAGGTCCAGCACAACTCGAGCCGCGCACCCGTCTTCCTGCAGTTTTGTGATGGTGGCCGCCGCGGCAGCTTCCCTGGCCTGGCCGTGGAGCCGGGCAGCTTGgaactggaggaggaggaggaggagctggccgTGGAGATGTTTGGGAACACCTCCGTCAAG TTCGAGTTGGACATTGAGCCCAAAGTGTTGAAGCCACCGGGTGGTGCCGAGGCCCTGAATGACAGCCAGGAGTCCCCCTTCCCAGAGACGCCCTCTAAAG CATGGCCACAGGATGAATATGTGGTGGAGTACTCGCTGGAGTACGGCTTCCTCCGGCTGTCCCAGGCCACACGACAGCGACTCAGCATCCCTGTCATGGTGGTCACTCTGG ACCCCTCGCGAGACCAGTGCTTCGGGGACCGCTTCAGCCGCCTGCTGTTGGCCGAGTTCCTGGGCTACGACGACATCCTCATGTCCAGCGTCAAAGGCCTGGCCGAGAACGAGGAGAACAAGG gCTTCCTGCGGAACGTGGTGTCCGGGGAGCACTACCGTTTCGTGAGCATGTGGATGGCTCGCACGTCCTACCTGGCCGCCTTCGTCATCATGGTCATCTTC ATTTTTGTCTTCATTG TGGACCTGCTGCAGATGTTGGAGATGAATATGGCCATCGCCTTCCCCGCCGCGCCCTTGCTGACCGTCATCCTGGCCCTCGTAG cccagccaccGGGCCTTCCCGCAGGGATGGAAGCCATCATGTCCGAGTTCTTCAACGACACCACCACGGCCTTCTACATCATCCTCATCGTCTGGCTGGCCGACCAGTACGACGCCATCTGCTGCCACACCAACACCAGCAAGAGACACTGGCTGCG gtTCTTCTACCTGTACCACTTCGCCTTCTACGCCTACCACTACCGCTTCAACGGCCAGTACAGCAGCCTGGCCCTGGTCACGTCCTGGCTCTTCATCCAG CATTCCATGATCTACTTCTTCCACCACTACGAGCTGCCCGCCATCCTGCAGCAGATTCGCATCCAGGAAATGCTGCTGCAGAGCCCGCCCCTGGGCCCCGGCGCCCCCGCGGCCCTTCCGGACGACCTCAACAACAACGGAGGTGCCCCGGCCGCCGCGCCGGACCCTGctggccaggcccctgccctgggccccggCTCGCCGGGTGCCAGTGGGGGTCCCGGGCCCGTGGCTGAGGCGCCCAGCTCCCTGGTGGCCGCGGCGGCCTcggtggcggcggcggccagCGGTGACCTGGGCTGGATGGCAGAGACGGCCGCCATGATCACAGACGCCTCCTTCTTGTCTGGCTTGAGTGCCTCCCTCCTGGAGCGACGGCCTGCTGGCCCACTGAGCCCTGGTGGGGGGCCCCCCCGAGTCCCCCAGGACAGTGCCCCCTCCAGCCACTCCCTGGCGCGTGACGCGGCGCCCCCAGCCGTCGGGGTGAGTGGGCCCAGCCCTGCACCCACAGCCCCAGTGGACCCGCCCCCGGAGGTCGGCTCCTGA
- the TMEM259 gene encoding membralin isoform X10: MSEHAAPGAPGPGPNGGGGPVPARGPRTPNLNPNPLINVRDRLFHALFFKMAVTYSRLFPPAFRRLFEFFVLLKALFVLFVLAYIHIVFSRSPINCLEHVRDKWPREGILRVEVQHNSSRAPVFLQFCDGGRRGSFPGLAVEPGSLELEEEEEELAVEMFGNTSVKFELDIEPKVLKPPGGAEALNDSQESPFPETPSKAWPQDEYVVEYSLEYGFLRLSQATRQRLSIPVMVVTLDPSRDQCFGDRFSRLLLAEFLGYDDILMSSVKGLAENEENKGFLRNVVSGEHYRFVSMWMARTSYLAAFVIMVIFMLEMNMAIAFPAAPLLTVILALVGMEAIMSEFFNDTTTAFYIILIVWLADQYDAICCHTNTSKRHWLRFFYLYHFAFYAYHYRFNGQYSSLALVTSWLFIQHSMIYFFHHYELPAILQQIRIQEMLLQSPPLGPGAPAALPDDLNNNGGAPAAAPDPAGQAPALGPGSPGASGGPGPVAEAPSSLVAAAASVAAAASGDLGWMAETAAMITDASFLSGLSASLLERRPAGPLSPGGGPPRVPQDSAPSSHSLARDAAPPAVGVSGPSPAPTAPVDPPPEVGS; encoded by the exons ATGTCGGAGCACGCGGCGCCCGGGGCCCCGGGGCCCGGGCCCaacggcggcggcggcccggtCCCCGCGCGCGGGCCTCGCACCCCCAACCTCAACCCCAACCCTCTCATCAACGTGCGCGACCGGCTCTTCCACGCGCTCTTCTTCAAGATGGCTGTCACCTACTCGCGGCTCTTCCCGCCCGCCTTCCGACGACTCTTCGAGTTCTTCGTGCTGCTCAAG GCCCTGTTCGTGCTCTTTGTCCTGGCCTACATCCACATCGTGTTCTCCCGCTCGCCCATCAACTGCCTGGAGCACGTGCGGGACAAGTGGCCTCGGGAGGGCATCTTGCGCGTGGAGGTCCAGCACAACTCGAGCCGCGCACCCGTCTTCCTGCAGTTTTGTGATGGTGGCCGCCGCGGCAGCTTCCCTGGCCTGGCCGTGGAGCCGGGCAGCTTGgaactggaggaggaggaggaggagctggccgTGGAGATGTTTGGGAACACCTCCGTCAAG TTCGAGTTGGACATTGAGCCCAAAGTGTTGAAGCCACCGGGTGGTGCCGAGGCCCTGAATGACAGCCAGGAGTCCCCCTTCCCAGAGACGCCCTCTAAAG CATGGCCACAGGATGAATATGTGGTGGAGTACTCGCTGGAGTACGGCTTCCTCCGGCTGTCCCAGGCCACACGACAGCGACTCAGCATCCCTGTCATGGTGGTCACTCTGG ACCCCTCGCGAGACCAGTGCTTCGGGGACCGCTTCAGCCGCCTGCTGTTGGCCGAGTTCCTGGGCTACGACGACATCCTCATGTCCAGCGTCAAAGGCCTGGCCGAGAACGAGGAGAACAAGG gCTTCCTGCGGAACGTGGTGTCCGGGGAGCACTACCGTTTCGTGAGCATGTGGATGGCTCGCACGTCCTACCTGGCCGCCTTCGTCATCATGGTCATCTTC ATGTTGGAGATGAATATGGCCATCGCCTTCCCCGCCGCGCCCTTGCTGACCGTCATCCTGGCCCTCGTAG GGATGGAAGCCATCATGTCCGAGTTCTTCAACGACACCACCACGGCCTTCTACATCATCCTCATCGTCTGGCTGGCCGACCAGTACGACGCCATCTGCTGCCACACCAACACCAGCAAGAGACACTGGCTGCG gtTCTTCTACCTGTACCACTTCGCCTTCTACGCCTACCACTACCGCTTCAACGGCCAGTACAGCAGCCTGGCCCTGGTCACGTCCTGGCTCTTCATCCAG CATTCCATGATCTACTTCTTCCACCACTACGAGCTGCCCGCCATCCTGCAGCAGATTCGCATCCAGGAAATGCTGCTGCAGAGCCCGCCCCTGGGCCCCGGCGCCCCCGCGGCCCTTCCGGACGACCTCAACAACAACGGAGGTGCCCCGGCCGCCGCGCCGGACCCTGctggccaggcccctgccctgggccccggCTCGCCGGGTGCCAGTGGGGGTCCCGGGCCCGTGGCTGAGGCGCCCAGCTCCCTGGTGGCCGCGGCGGCCTcggtggcggcggcggccagCGGTGACCTGGGCTGGATGGCAGAGACGGCCGCCATGATCACAGACGCCTCCTTCTTGTCTGGCTTGAGTGCCTCCCTCCTGGAGCGACGGCCTGCTGGCCCACTGAGCCCTGGTGGGGGGCCCCCCCGAGTCCCCCAGGACAGTGCCCCCTCCAGCCACTCCCTGGCGCGTGACGCGGCGCCCCCAGCCGTCGGGGTGAGTGGGCCCAGCCCTGCACCCACAGCCCCAGTGGACCCGCCCCCGGAGGTCGGCTCCTGA
- the TMEM259 gene encoding membralin isoform X8 → MSEHAAPGAPGPGPNGGGGPVPARGPRTPNLNPNPLINVRDRLFHALFFKMAVTYSRLFPPAFRRLFEFFVLLKALFVLFVLAYIHIVFSRSPINCLEHVRDKWPREGILRVEVQHNSSRAPVFLQFCDGGRRGSFPGLAVEPGSLELEEEEEELAVEMFGNTSVKFELDIEPKVLKPPGGAEALNDSQESPFPETPSKAWPQDEYVVEYSLEYGFLRLSQATRQRLSIPVMVVTLDPSRDQCFGDRFSRLLLAEFLGYDDILMSSVKGLAENEENKGFLRNVVSGEHYRFVSMWMARTSYLAAFVIMVIFIFVFIVDLLQMLEMNMAIAFPAAPLLTVILALVGMEAIMSEFFNDTTTAFYIILIVWLADQYDAICCHTNTSKRHWLRFFYLYHFAFYAYHYRFNGQYSSLALVTSWLFIQHSMIYFFHHYELPAILQQIRIQEMLLQSPPLGPGAPAALPDDLNNNGGAPAAAPDPAGQAPALGPGSPGASGGPGPVAEAPSSLVAAAASVAAAASGDLGWMAETAAMITDASFLSGLSASLLERRPAGPLSPGGGPPRVPQDSAPSSHSLARDAAPPAVGVSGPSPAPTAPVDPPPEVGS, encoded by the exons ATGTCGGAGCACGCGGCGCCCGGGGCCCCGGGGCCCGGGCCCaacggcggcggcggcccggtCCCCGCGCGCGGGCCTCGCACCCCCAACCTCAACCCCAACCCTCTCATCAACGTGCGCGACCGGCTCTTCCACGCGCTCTTCTTCAAGATGGCTGTCACCTACTCGCGGCTCTTCCCGCCCGCCTTCCGACGACTCTTCGAGTTCTTCGTGCTGCTCAAG GCCCTGTTCGTGCTCTTTGTCCTGGCCTACATCCACATCGTGTTCTCCCGCTCGCCCATCAACTGCCTGGAGCACGTGCGGGACAAGTGGCCTCGGGAGGGCATCTTGCGCGTGGAGGTCCAGCACAACTCGAGCCGCGCACCCGTCTTCCTGCAGTTTTGTGATGGTGGCCGCCGCGGCAGCTTCCCTGGCCTGGCCGTGGAGCCGGGCAGCTTGgaactggaggaggaggaggaggagctggccgTGGAGATGTTTGGGAACACCTCCGTCAAG TTCGAGTTGGACATTGAGCCCAAAGTGTTGAAGCCACCGGGTGGTGCCGAGGCCCTGAATGACAGCCAGGAGTCCCCCTTCCCAGAGACGCCCTCTAAAG CATGGCCACAGGATGAATATGTGGTGGAGTACTCGCTGGAGTACGGCTTCCTCCGGCTGTCCCAGGCCACACGACAGCGACTCAGCATCCCTGTCATGGTGGTCACTCTGG ACCCCTCGCGAGACCAGTGCTTCGGGGACCGCTTCAGCCGCCTGCTGTTGGCCGAGTTCCTGGGCTACGACGACATCCTCATGTCCAGCGTCAAAGGCCTGGCCGAGAACGAGGAGAACAAGG gCTTCCTGCGGAACGTGGTGTCCGGGGAGCACTACCGTTTCGTGAGCATGTGGATGGCTCGCACGTCCTACCTGGCCGCCTTCGTCATCATGGTCATCTTC ATTTTTGTCTTCATTG TGGACCTGCTGCAGATGTTGGAGATGAATATGGCCATCGCCTTCCCCGCCGCGCCCTTGCTGACCGTCATCCTGGCCCTCGTAG GGATGGAAGCCATCATGTCCGAGTTCTTCAACGACACCACCACGGCCTTCTACATCATCCTCATCGTCTGGCTGGCCGACCAGTACGACGCCATCTGCTGCCACACCAACACCAGCAAGAGACACTGGCTGCG gtTCTTCTACCTGTACCACTTCGCCTTCTACGCCTACCACTACCGCTTCAACGGCCAGTACAGCAGCCTGGCCCTGGTCACGTCCTGGCTCTTCATCCAG CATTCCATGATCTACTTCTTCCACCACTACGAGCTGCCCGCCATCCTGCAGCAGATTCGCATCCAGGAAATGCTGCTGCAGAGCCCGCCCCTGGGCCCCGGCGCCCCCGCGGCCCTTCCGGACGACCTCAACAACAACGGAGGTGCCCCGGCCGCCGCGCCGGACCCTGctggccaggcccctgccctgggccccggCTCGCCGGGTGCCAGTGGGGGTCCCGGGCCCGTGGCTGAGGCGCCCAGCTCCCTGGTGGCCGCGGCGGCCTcggtggcggcggcggccagCGGTGACCTGGGCTGGATGGCAGAGACGGCCGCCATGATCACAGACGCCTCCTTCTTGTCTGGCTTGAGTGCCTCCCTCCTGGAGCGACGGCCTGCTGGCCCACTGAGCCCTGGTGGGGGGCCCCCCCGAGTCCCCCAGGACAGTGCCCCCTCCAGCCACTCCCTGGCGCGTGACGCGGCGCCCCCAGCCGTCGGGGTGAGTGGGCCCAGCCCTGCACCCACAGCCCCAGTGGACCCGCCCCCGGAGGTCGGCTCCTGA
- the TMEM259 gene encoding membralin isoform X2 translates to MSEHAAPGAPGPGPNGGGGPVPARGPRTPNLNPNPLINVRDRLFHALFFKMAVTYSRLFPPAFRRLFEFFVLLKALFVLFVLAYIHIVFSRSPINCLEHVRDKWPREGILRVEVQHNSSRAPVFLQFCDGGRRGSFPGLAVEPGSLELEEEEEELAVEMFGNTSVKFELDIEPKVLKPPGGAEALNDSQESPFPETPSKAWPQDEYVVEYSLEYGFLRLSQATRQRLSIPVMVVTLDPSRDQCFGDRFSRLLLAEFLGYDDILMSSVKGLAENEENKGFLRNVVSGEHYRFVSMWMARTSYLAAFVIMVIFTLSVSMLLRYSHHQIFVFIVDLLQMLEMNMAIAFPAAPLLTVILALVAQPPGLPAGMEAIMSEFFNDTTTAFYIILIVWLADQYDAICCHTNTSKRHWLRFFYLYHFAFYAYHYRFNGQYSSLALVTSWLFIQHSMIYFFHHYELPAILQQIRIQEMLLQSPPLGPGAPAALPDDLNNNGGAPAAAPDPAGQAPALGPGSPGASGGPGPVAEAPSSLVAAAASVAAAASGDLGWMAETAAMITDASFLSGLSASLLERRPAGPLSPGGGPPRVPQDSAPSSHSLARDAAPPAVGVSGPSPAPTAPVDPPPEVGS, encoded by the exons ATGTCGGAGCACGCGGCGCCCGGGGCCCCGGGGCCCGGGCCCaacggcggcggcggcccggtCCCCGCGCGCGGGCCTCGCACCCCCAACCTCAACCCCAACCCTCTCATCAACGTGCGCGACCGGCTCTTCCACGCGCTCTTCTTCAAGATGGCTGTCACCTACTCGCGGCTCTTCCCGCCCGCCTTCCGACGACTCTTCGAGTTCTTCGTGCTGCTCAAG GCCCTGTTCGTGCTCTTTGTCCTGGCCTACATCCACATCGTGTTCTCCCGCTCGCCCATCAACTGCCTGGAGCACGTGCGGGACAAGTGGCCTCGGGAGGGCATCTTGCGCGTGGAGGTCCAGCACAACTCGAGCCGCGCACCCGTCTTCCTGCAGTTTTGTGATGGTGGCCGCCGCGGCAGCTTCCCTGGCCTGGCCGTGGAGCCGGGCAGCTTGgaactggaggaggaggaggaggagctggccgTGGAGATGTTTGGGAACACCTCCGTCAAG TTCGAGTTGGACATTGAGCCCAAAGTGTTGAAGCCACCGGGTGGTGCCGAGGCCCTGAATGACAGCCAGGAGTCCCCCTTCCCAGAGACGCCCTCTAAAG CATGGCCACAGGATGAATATGTGGTGGAGTACTCGCTGGAGTACGGCTTCCTCCGGCTGTCCCAGGCCACACGACAGCGACTCAGCATCCCTGTCATGGTGGTCACTCTGG ACCCCTCGCGAGACCAGTGCTTCGGGGACCGCTTCAGCCGCCTGCTGTTGGCCGAGTTCCTGGGCTACGACGACATCCTCATGTCCAGCGTCAAAGGCCTGGCCGAGAACGAGGAGAACAAGG gCTTCCTGCGGAACGTGGTGTCCGGGGAGCACTACCGTTTCGTGAGCATGTGGATGGCTCGCACGTCCTACCTGGCCGCCTTCGTCATCATGGTCATCTTC ACCCTCAGCGTCTCCATGCTGCTCCGATACTCCCACCACCAGATTTTTGTCTTCATTG TGGACCTGCTGCAGATGTTGGAGATGAATATGGCCATCGCCTTCCCCGCCGCGCCCTTGCTGACCGTCATCCTGGCCCTCGTAG cccagccaccGGGCCTTCCCGCAGGGATGGAAGCCATCATGTCCGAGTTCTTCAACGACACCACCACGGCCTTCTACATCATCCTCATCGTCTGGCTGGCCGACCAGTACGACGCCATCTGCTGCCACACCAACACCAGCAAGAGACACTGGCTGCG gtTCTTCTACCTGTACCACTTCGCCTTCTACGCCTACCACTACCGCTTCAACGGCCAGTACAGCAGCCTGGCCCTGGTCACGTCCTGGCTCTTCATCCAG CATTCCATGATCTACTTCTTCCACCACTACGAGCTGCCCGCCATCCTGCAGCAGATTCGCATCCAGGAAATGCTGCTGCAGAGCCCGCCCCTGGGCCCCGGCGCCCCCGCGGCCCTTCCGGACGACCTCAACAACAACGGAGGTGCCCCGGCCGCCGCGCCGGACCCTGctggccaggcccctgccctgggccccggCTCGCCGGGTGCCAGTGGGGGTCCCGGGCCCGTGGCTGAGGCGCCCAGCTCCCTGGTGGCCGCGGCGGCCTcggtggcggcggcggccagCGGTGACCTGGGCTGGATGGCAGAGACGGCCGCCATGATCACAGACGCCTCCTTCTTGTCTGGCTTGAGTGCCTCCCTCCTGGAGCGACGGCCTGCTGGCCCACTGAGCCCTGGTGGGGGGCCCCCCCGAGTCCCCCAGGACAGTGCCCCCTCCAGCCACTCCCTGGCGCGTGACGCGGCGCCCCCAGCCGTCGGGGTGAGTGGGCCCAGCCCTGCACCCACAGCCCCAGTGGACCCGCCCCCGGAGGTCGGCTCCTGA
- the TMEM259 gene encoding membralin isoform X7: MSEHAAPGAPGPGPNGGGGPVPARGPRTPNLNPNPLINVRDRLFHALFFKMAVTYSRLFPPAFRRLFEFFVLLKALFVLFVLAYIHIVFSRSPINCLEHVRDKWPREGILRVEVQHNSSRAPVFLQFCDGGRRGSFPGLAVEPGSLELEEEEEELAVEMFGNTSVKFELDIEPKVLKPPGGAEALNDSQESPFPETPSKAWPQDEYVVEYSLEYGFLRLSQATRQRLSIPVMVVTLDPSRDQCFGDRFSRLLLAEFLGYDDILMSSVKGLAENEENKGFLRNVVSGEHYRFVSMWMARTSYLAAFVIMVIFIFVFIDLLQMLEMNMAIAFPAAPLLTVILALVAQPPGLPAGMEAIMSEFFNDTTTAFYIILIVWLADQYDAICCHTNTSKRHWLRFFYLYHFAFYAYHYRFNGQYSSLALVTSWLFIQHSMIYFFHHYELPAILQQIRIQEMLLQSPPLGPGAPAALPDDLNNNGGAPAAAPDPAGQAPALGPGSPGASGGPGPVAEAPSSLVAAAASVAAAASGDLGWMAETAAMITDASFLSGLSASLLERRPAGPLSPGGGPPRVPQDSAPSSHSLARDAAPPAVGVSGPSPAPTAPVDPPPEVGS; the protein is encoded by the exons ATGTCGGAGCACGCGGCGCCCGGGGCCCCGGGGCCCGGGCCCaacggcggcggcggcccggtCCCCGCGCGCGGGCCTCGCACCCCCAACCTCAACCCCAACCCTCTCATCAACGTGCGCGACCGGCTCTTCCACGCGCTCTTCTTCAAGATGGCTGTCACCTACTCGCGGCTCTTCCCGCCCGCCTTCCGACGACTCTTCGAGTTCTTCGTGCTGCTCAAG GCCCTGTTCGTGCTCTTTGTCCTGGCCTACATCCACATCGTGTTCTCCCGCTCGCCCATCAACTGCCTGGAGCACGTGCGGGACAAGTGGCCTCGGGAGGGCATCTTGCGCGTGGAGGTCCAGCACAACTCGAGCCGCGCACCCGTCTTCCTGCAGTTTTGTGATGGTGGCCGCCGCGGCAGCTTCCCTGGCCTGGCCGTGGAGCCGGGCAGCTTGgaactggaggaggaggaggaggagctggccgTGGAGATGTTTGGGAACACCTCCGTCAAG TTCGAGTTGGACATTGAGCCCAAAGTGTTGAAGCCACCGGGTGGTGCCGAGGCCCTGAATGACAGCCAGGAGTCCCCCTTCCCAGAGACGCCCTCTAAAG CATGGCCACAGGATGAATATGTGGTGGAGTACTCGCTGGAGTACGGCTTCCTCCGGCTGTCCCAGGCCACACGACAGCGACTCAGCATCCCTGTCATGGTGGTCACTCTGG ACCCCTCGCGAGACCAGTGCTTCGGGGACCGCTTCAGCCGCCTGCTGTTGGCCGAGTTCCTGGGCTACGACGACATCCTCATGTCCAGCGTCAAAGGCCTGGCCGAGAACGAGGAGAACAAGG gCTTCCTGCGGAACGTGGTGTCCGGGGAGCACTACCGTTTCGTGAGCATGTGGATGGCTCGCACGTCCTACCTGGCCGCCTTCGTCATCATGGTCATCTTC ATTTTTGTCTTCATTG ACCTGCTGCAGATGTTGGAGATGAATATGGCCATCGCCTTCCCCGCCGCGCCCTTGCTGACCGTCATCCTGGCCCTCGTAG cccagccaccGGGCCTTCCCGCAGGGATGGAAGCCATCATGTCCGAGTTCTTCAACGACACCACCACGGCCTTCTACATCATCCTCATCGTCTGGCTGGCCGACCAGTACGACGCCATCTGCTGCCACACCAACACCAGCAAGAGACACTGGCTGCG gtTCTTCTACCTGTACCACTTCGCCTTCTACGCCTACCACTACCGCTTCAACGGCCAGTACAGCAGCCTGGCCCTGGTCACGTCCTGGCTCTTCATCCAG CATTCCATGATCTACTTCTTCCACCACTACGAGCTGCCCGCCATCCTGCAGCAGATTCGCATCCAGGAAATGCTGCTGCAGAGCCCGCCCCTGGGCCCCGGCGCCCCCGCGGCCCTTCCGGACGACCTCAACAACAACGGAGGTGCCCCGGCCGCCGCGCCGGACCCTGctggccaggcccctgccctgggccccggCTCGCCGGGTGCCAGTGGGGGTCCCGGGCCCGTGGCTGAGGCGCCCAGCTCCCTGGTGGCCGCGGCGGCCTcggtggcggcggcggccagCGGTGACCTGGGCTGGATGGCAGAGACGGCCGCCATGATCACAGACGCCTCCTTCTTGTCTGGCTTGAGTGCCTCCCTCCTGGAGCGACGGCCTGCTGGCCCACTGAGCCCTGGTGGGGGGCCCCCCCGAGTCCCCCAGGACAGTGCCCCCTCCAGCCACTCCCTGGCGCGTGACGCGGCGCCCCCAGCCGTCGGGGTGAGTGGGCCCAGCCCTGCACCCACAGCCCCAGTGGACCCGCCCCCGGAGGTCGGCTCCTGA
- the TMEM259 gene encoding membralin isoform X9: MSEHAAPGAPGPGPNGGGGPVPARGPRTPNLNPNPLINVRDRLFHALFFKMAVTYSRLFPPAFRRLFEFFVLLKALFVLFVLAYIHIVFSRSPINCLEHVRDKWPREGILRVEVQHNSSRAPVFLQFCDGGRRGSFPGLAVEPGSLELEEEEEELAVEMFGNTSVKFELDIEPKVLKPPGGAEALNDSQESPFPETPSKAWPQDEYVVEYSLEYGFLRLSQATRQRLSIPVMVVTLDPSRDQCFGDRFSRLLLAEFLGYDDILMSSVKGLAENEENKGFLRNVVSGEHYRFVSMWMARTSYLAAFVIMVIFMLEMNMAIAFPAAPLLTVILALVAQPPGLPAGMEAIMSEFFNDTTTAFYIILIVWLADQYDAICCHTNTSKRHWLRFFYLYHFAFYAYHYRFNGQYSSLALVTSWLFIQHSMIYFFHHYELPAILQQIRIQEMLLQSPPLGPGAPAALPDDLNNNGGAPAAAPDPAGQAPALGPGSPGASGGPGPVAEAPSSLVAAAASVAAAASGDLGWMAETAAMITDASFLSGLSASLLERRPAGPLSPGGGPPRVPQDSAPSSHSLARDAAPPAVGVSGPSPAPTAPVDPPPEVGS, translated from the exons ATGTCGGAGCACGCGGCGCCCGGGGCCCCGGGGCCCGGGCCCaacggcggcggcggcccggtCCCCGCGCGCGGGCCTCGCACCCCCAACCTCAACCCCAACCCTCTCATCAACGTGCGCGACCGGCTCTTCCACGCGCTCTTCTTCAAGATGGCTGTCACCTACTCGCGGCTCTTCCCGCCCGCCTTCCGACGACTCTTCGAGTTCTTCGTGCTGCTCAAG GCCCTGTTCGTGCTCTTTGTCCTGGCCTACATCCACATCGTGTTCTCCCGCTCGCCCATCAACTGCCTGGAGCACGTGCGGGACAAGTGGCCTCGGGAGGGCATCTTGCGCGTGGAGGTCCAGCACAACTCGAGCCGCGCACCCGTCTTCCTGCAGTTTTGTGATGGTGGCCGCCGCGGCAGCTTCCCTGGCCTGGCCGTGGAGCCGGGCAGCTTGgaactggaggaggaggaggaggagctggccgTGGAGATGTTTGGGAACACCTCCGTCAAG TTCGAGTTGGACATTGAGCCCAAAGTGTTGAAGCCACCGGGTGGTGCCGAGGCCCTGAATGACAGCCAGGAGTCCCCCTTCCCAGAGACGCCCTCTAAAG CATGGCCACAGGATGAATATGTGGTGGAGTACTCGCTGGAGTACGGCTTCCTCCGGCTGTCCCAGGCCACACGACAGCGACTCAGCATCCCTGTCATGGTGGTCACTCTGG ACCCCTCGCGAGACCAGTGCTTCGGGGACCGCTTCAGCCGCCTGCTGTTGGCCGAGTTCCTGGGCTACGACGACATCCTCATGTCCAGCGTCAAAGGCCTGGCCGAGAACGAGGAGAACAAGG gCTTCCTGCGGAACGTGGTGTCCGGGGAGCACTACCGTTTCGTGAGCATGTGGATGGCTCGCACGTCCTACCTGGCCGCCTTCGTCATCATGGTCATCTTC ATGTTGGAGATGAATATGGCCATCGCCTTCCCCGCCGCGCCCTTGCTGACCGTCATCCTGGCCCTCGTAG cccagccaccGGGCCTTCCCGCAGGGATGGAAGCCATCATGTCCGAGTTCTTCAACGACACCACCACGGCCTTCTACATCATCCTCATCGTCTGGCTGGCCGACCAGTACGACGCCATCTGCTGCCACACCAACACCAGCAAGAGACACTGGCTGCG gtTCTTCTACCTGTACCACTTCGCCTTCTACGCCTACCACTACCGCTTCAACGGCCAGTACAGCAGCCTGGCCCTGGTCACGTCCTGGCTCTTCATCCAG CATTCCATGATCTACTTCTTCCACCACTACGAGCTGCCCGCCATCCTGCAGCAGATTCGCATCCAGGAAATGCTGCTGCAGAGCCCGCCCCTGGGCCCCGGCGCCCCCGCGGCCCTTCCGGACGACCTCAACAACAACGGAGGTGCCCCGGCCGCCGCGCCGGACCCTGctggccaggcccctgccctgggccccggCTCGCCGGGTGCCAGTGGGGGTCCCGGGCCCGTGGCTGAGGCGCCCAGCTCCCTGGTGGCCGCGGCGGCCTcggtggcggcggcggccagCGGTGACCTGGGCTGGATGGCAGAGACGGCCGCCATGATCACAGACGCCTCCTTCTTGTCTGGCTTGAGTGCCTCCCTCCTGGAGCGACGGCCTGCTGGCCCACTGAGCCCTGGTGGGGGGCCCCCCCGAGTCCCCCAGGACAGTGCCCCCTCCAGCCACTCCCTGGCGCGTGACGCGGCGCCCCCAGCCGTCGGGGTGAGTGGGCCCAGCCCTGCACCCACAGCCCCAGTGGACCCGCCCCCGGAGGTCGGCTCCTGA